From the Pseudobacteroides sp. genome, one window contains:
- a CDS encoding glycosyl hydrolase family 18 protein produces MNKLCIKKDWICMIIAFMMVFTSLVNISFAAKPQKDTVVPSSPTNLRAVTVNDKSISLAWNPSKDNNMVSSYYVYINGKYIGASSSTTYTVSELSPATTYEFYVKAIDAAGNLSNSSNIIRITTINASTPTPTSTPTSTPTSTPTSTPTSTPVPTSNPTPVPSPGNTNKVVGYYAAWAAYSGFTPDKIDASKLTHINYAFANIGNDLKIALGYPDIDPANFTKLNTLKTLNPNLKTLIAVGGWSWSGKFSDVALTEASRAAFADSCVDFILKYGFDGIDLDWEYPVGGGMASNVKRPEDKQNFTLLLKTLRNKLDAQKALNGKHYLLTIAGGAGSFYVSNTELGILHQYLDFASIMTYDLHGTWDTYSDFNAPLYNNSDNSPQYKISVDTAIKGWLNAGFPKGKLVMGIPFYGYRYDAVNNTNNGLYQLYSGGASLSYASIASKYLNAPGFVRYYQSQSMVPWLFNGTTFISYDDEHSIGAKAQYIKTNGLAGGMVWELSQDPNRVLLNSLYNVLK; encoded by the coding sequence ATGAACAAGCTTTGCATTAAAAAAGATTGGATTTGTATGATTATTGCTTTCATGATGGTTTTTACGTCCTTGGTTAATATCTCGTTTGCTGCAAAACCTCAAAAGGATACGGTAGTTCCTTCTTCGCCGACAAACTTGAGAGCTGTAACTGTAAATGATAAATCAATATCGTTGGCATGGAATCCTTCAAAAGATAATAATATGGTGTCTTCCTACTATGTATATATAAATGGTAAATACATAGGAGCTTCTTCATCAACTACATATACAGTTAGTGAGTTAAGTCCTGCAACCACATACGAGTTCTATGTGAAAGCCATAGATGCTGCAGGTAACCTTTCGAACTCAAGCAATATCATTAGAATAACAACTATAAACGCAAGTACACCAACGCCAACATCAACACCAACATCAACACCAACATCAACACCAACATCAACACCAACATCAACACCAGTACCTACTTCTAACCCTACCCCTGTTCCATCTCCTGGCAATACCAACAAGGTAGTTGGATATTATGCAGCATGGGCAGCGTATAGTGGTTTTACTCCAGACAAAATTGATGCAAGCAAGCTGACACATATCAATTATGCCTTTGCAAATATTGGTAATGATCTTAAAATCGCTCTAGGCTATCCGGACATAGATCCAGCTAATTTCACCAAATTAAACACACTTAAAACATTGAACCCCAACTTAAAAACATTGATTGCTGTTGGAGGATGGTCATGGTCCGGAAAATTTTCAGATGTAGCTCTCACTGAAGCATCAAGGGCTGCGTTTGCAGATAGCTGTGTTGATTTTATACTAAAATATGGATTTGACGGTATTGATCTTGATTGGGAGTATCCTGTGGGCGGTGGTATGGCTTCCAATGTAAAGAGGCCTGAAGATAAGCAAAACTTTACCCTTTTATTAAAAACACTCCGTAATAAACTTGATGCTCAAAAAGCACTGAATGGAAAACATTATTTGCTTACTATTGCAGGCGGTGCAGGAAGCTTTTATGTCAGCAATACTGAATTAGGAATTCTTCACCAGTACCTGGACTTTGCAAGCATTATGACCTATGATCTTCACGGGACATGGGATACCTACAGTGACTTTAATGCACCTCTATACAATAACAGTGATAACTCTCCCCAATATAAAATAAGTGTTGATACAGCTATTAAAGGATGGTTAAATGCAGGATTTCCTAAAGGAAAATTGGTTATGGGCATTCCTTTCTATGGTTACAGGTACGATGCGGTTAACAATACTAACAATGGATTGTACCAGCTTTACTCAGGCGGAGCGTCTTTAAGTTATGCAAGTATAGCATCAAAATATTTAAATGCACCAGGGTTTGTACGCTATTACCAATCACAGTCGATGGTACCTTGGCTTTTTAATGGTACAACCTTTATAAGCTATGATGATGAACATTCAATAGGTGCGAAGGCTCAATACATAAAGACTAACGGGTTGGCTGGCGGCATGGTTTGGGAACTAAGCCAGGACCCCAATAGAGTGCTTTTAAATTCATTGTACAATGTCCTCAAGTAG
- a CDS encoding energy-coupling factor ABC transporter ATP-binding protein: protein MINIKGLSFLYNDTKEPALNNINIDISEGEFVGIAGPTGAGKSTLTLCLNGVIPHFLHGDFYGEVKVDGKDTVEKDCAQIAYSVGSVFQDPEAQIVSTCVEDEIAFGLENLNIPRIEIASRIKESLEMTGISDLRNYSTSQLSGGQKQRVAIASAIALRPKILVLDEPTSELDPKGSLDIFNTLKKLNMEYNITIVVVEQKIQLLSEYCSRIVIMEKGNILLDGPTRSVLADQETLQRIGVSSPPVTRLAYMLKKAGLYQGDFPINVEEAHLMVSKVLSM from the coding sequence ATGATCAATATAAAAGGTTTGTCCTTTCTCTATAACGATACCAAGGAACCAGCTCTTAACAACATTAATATAGACATTTCTGAAGGTGAGTTTGTGGGTATTGCCGGTCCTACCGGTGCCGGTAAGTCAACCCTTACATTATGCTTGAACGGAGTTATCCCCCACTTCCTCCATGGCGACTTTTACGGTGAAGTTAAAGTGGACGGCAAGGATACAGTTGAAAAAGATTGTGCCCAGATTGCTTATTCGGTGGGAAGTGTTTTCCAGGACCCGGAAGCTCAGATAGTATCAACCTGTGTTGAAGATGAAATAGCTTTTGGACTTGAGAACCTCAACATTCCCAGAATAGAAATTGCTTCAAGGATAAAAGAAAGCCTGGAAATGACAGGTATATCGGATTTGCGGAATTATTCCACCTCACAGCTTTCTGGCGGTCAGAAACAAAGAGTTGCTATTGCTTCAGCCATCGCACTTCGCCCGAAGATACTTGTGCTTGATGAACCCACATCCGAATTGGATCCCAAGGGCAGCCTTGATATATTCAACACCTTAAAAAAGCTGAACATGGAATACAACATTACCATAGTTGTTGTTGAGCAAAAGATTCAGCTTCTTTCAGAATACTGCTCAAGGATTGTTATTATGGAAAAAGGAAATATCCTTTTAGACGGTCCTACAAGGTCTGTGCTTGCCGATCAGGAGACATTGCAGCGGATTGGGGTCAGTTCCCCACCTGTTACAAGACTTGCATACATGCTGAAGAAAGCAGGATTATACCAGGGCGATTTTCCTATAAATGTGGAGGAAGCACATCTGATGGTGAGCAAGGTTTTATCAATGTAA
- a CDS encoding copper amine oxidase N-terminal domain-containing protein — MKKFISMILIAIMVSTMNFAYYVNGSSIENKIILRIGETESIVNGVNKPLDVAPYVDKKSNRTLVALRFIAENLGYECYYNSKNEIVTLIKATYKQEMGRNLMEGVFLQKSEACAVSYWDNYNADASTPETRLNYYTNYIDRLPKNDPSLKIVNFKAVNLDQTPLVVSERIMVPLRFVAEATGKNVSWNDKTKEITIQ, encoded by the coding sequence GTGAAAAAATTTATATCAATGATATTAATTGCAATTATGGTATCAACCATGAATTTTGCATATTATGTAAACGGTAGTTCTATTGAAAACAAAATTATTTTACGTATTGGTGAAACTGAATCTATTGTAAATGGTGTAAACAAACCACTTGATGTTGCTCCATATGTAGACAAAAAATCAAACAGAACTCTTGTTGCATTAAGATTCATTGCTGAAAATTTGGGCTATGAATGTTATTATAATTCAAAAAATGAAATAGTAACATTGATTAAAGCAACTTATAAACAAGAAATGGGCAGGAATTTAATGGAAGGTGTATTTTTGCAAAAATCAGAAGCTTGTGCAGTATCTTATTGGGATAATTACAATGCTGATGCATCAACACCGGAAACCAGACTTAATTATTATACTAACTACATAGATAGGCTTCCTAAAAATGATCCAAGTTTAAAGATTGTGAATTTCAAAGCAGTTAATTTAGACCAAACTCCATTAGTTGTTAGTGAAAGAATAATGGTCCCATTAAGATTTGTAGCTGAAGCTACAGGTAAGAATGTCAGTTGGAATGACAAAACAAAGGAAATTACAATTCAATAG
- a CDS encoding asparagine synthase, with product MKMREGLIPTVLGTVVTATGLSLKPMAARKMASKKMASNIAWGVAGFGLAHVVLGAIDLIEHRNRH from the coding sequence ATGAAGATGCGTGAAGGATTGATACCTACTGTACTTGGAACAGTTGTAACAGCAACCGGGCTATCGTTAAAACCAATGGCAGCAAGAAAAATGGCTTCAAAGAAAATGGCCTCAAATATTGCATGGGGAGTTGCAGGATTTGGTTTAGCCCATGTGGTTTTAGGAGCCATAGATCTTATTGAACACCGTAACCGGCACTAA
- a CDS encoding sialate O-acetylesterase — MCSSKRKNLSCLVIFTLALIIGTVFLQNIVNVYAAGSYKISGYIQPDFSSSSSSSLNSAISVIIDGTSYKASTDSNGYFEINNIPESQYVLKISKTGFLTRTISGIKLTGNIVIGSSAAPIALWAGDVPVNGQQDNTINMADVIEIAKKFNSISDDGKYSADLDLNKDGSINMADIVIIAKNFNKVDTSYPVVNIPVPSTSPSATPKPSGAPYKVFLLAGQSNMAGIGMNHELTPEYKEPIEGVKIYASGTVDNGFGGSWGTLKIGYGGGSGCFGPELIFGRDMARLLPDSKILLIKEGWSGTSLSGDWRPPSAGGTTGKLYTSFITNTKKALAALSPGTQYEIAGMCWMQGESDACAPNIASDYEGNLTAFINDVRKELNVPNMPFIIAMIDDSSSWPYNETVRQGEINVSKKVPYVGIFDTKDLDTDGMHYKTQGMLDMGALFAKTMYEMLQK, encoded by the coding sequence ATGTGCAGTTCAAAAAGAAAGAACCTCAGTTGCCTAGTAATCTTTACTTTGGCATTAATCATTGGAACAGTGTTTTTACAAAACATTGTGAACGTCTATGCAGCAGGTTCCTACAAAATCTCAGGATACATTCAGCCGGATTTTTCAAGCTCATCTTCTTCAAGCTTAAACTCAGCAATTTCTGTCATTATTGATGGTACAAGCTATAAGGCTTCTACTGATTCCAACGGGTACTTTGAGATTAATAACATTCCTGAAAGCCAGTATGTTCTTAAGATATCAAAAACAGGCTTTCTAACGAGAACAATCTCAGGTATAAAGCTTACAGGCAATATAGTTATCGGTTCTTCCGCAGCTCCAATAGCACTTTGGGCTGGAGATGTTCCTGTAAACGGTCAGCAGGATAATACCATAAACATGGCTGACGTTATAGAAATAGCTAAGAAATTCAATTCAATATCAGATGACGGCAAATACTCTGCTGATCTTGATCTCAACAAGGACGGCAGTATAAATATGGCTGATATAGTGATAATAGCAAAGAATTTTAATAAAGTAGATACCAGCTATCCGGTAGTAAATATACCTGTTCCTTCAACTTCTCCATCTGCAACGCCCAAGCCCTCGGGTGCACCATATAAAGTTTTCCTTCTCGCAGGTCAATCCAACATGGCCGGGATAGGTATGAATCATGAATTAACTCCTGAATATAAAGAGCCTATAGAGGGTGTAAAAATATATGCCTCAGGCACAGTAGACAATGGTTTTGGAGGAAGCTGGGGCACATTAAAGATAGGTTACGGCGGCGGTTCAGGTTGTTTTGGACCTGAATTGATCTTTGGAAGGGATATGGCCAGACTATTACCTGACAGTAAAATTCTATTGATTAAGGAAGGATGGTCAGGAACATCATTGAGCGGAGACTGGCGTCCGCCAAGTGCCGGTGGTACAACGGGAAAATTGTACACCAGCTTTATCACAAATACCAAAAAAGCACTTGCAGCATTAAGTCCCGGAACTCAATATGAAATTGCAGGAATGTGCTGGATGCAAGGTGAATCCGATGCATGTGCACCAAACATAGCCAGTGATTATGAAGGAAACCTTACAGCATTTATAAATGATGTTCGTAAAGAACTAAACGTACCCAACATGCCTTTTATAATCGCAATGATTGACGATTCAAGCAGCTGGCCATATAATGAGACAGTACGCCAGGGCGAAATAAATGTATCGAAAAAAGTTCCCTATGTCGGGATTTTTGATACAAAGGATCTCGATACCGATGGAATGCATTATAAAACTCAAGGGATGCTGGATATGGGGGCGTTATTTGCCAAAACAATGTATGAAATGCTTCAAAAGTAA
- a CDS encoding energy-coupling factor transporter transmembrane component T, with translation MPAMIEYIQKDSFIHRLHPITKILWTFAVLITSFLFSSPFPILIILLSNILVAVASGIIKQVLPVIKALFLFSLLLILFQIFFVSDGKTLLYAIPFLNIGRITDVGLSLSLVMSFRMVATVSTIPILMMTTPMTDLVVVLVEKLKIPFKYAFMFITALRFIPTLMGEIEQIMQAQMSRGYNSDTKNPFKKMIIVIPLAIPLLVSSIKKTEKMAISMEARGFASGPRSYYRKIVMRKADFAVLVTFAAAIVLIVML, from the coding sequence ATGCCTGCAATGATTGAATATATTCAAAAAGACTCTTTTATACACAGACTCCACCCTATTACAAAAATTTTATGGACATTTGCAGTGCTTATCACAAGCTTTCTTTTCAGTAGTCCCTTTCCAATACTGATTATTCTGCTTTCCAATATATTGGTAGCTGTTGCAAGCGGAATAATAAAGCAGGTATTGCCTGTAATAAAGGCTTTGTTTTTATTTTCACTTCTATTGATACTCTTTCAGATATTCTTTGTATCTGACGGTAAAACATTGCTTTATGCCATACCTTTTCTAAACATCGGAAGGATTACTGATGTAGGACTCAGCTTAAGCCTTGTAATGTCTTTCAGGATGGTAGCTACAGTGTCAACAATTCCCATACTTATGATGACAACTCCCATGACAGACCTAGTTGTGGTCCTTGTAGAAAAGCTCAAAATACCTTTCAAATATGCGTTTATGTTTATAACTGCATTAAGGTTTATACCAACGCTTATGGGAGAAATTGAGCAAATAATGCAGGCTCAGATGTCCAGGGGTTACAATTCCGACACTAAAAACCCTTTTAAAAAGATGATAATTGTAATTCCACTAGCAATACCTTTATTGGTTTCATCCATTAAAAAGACGGAAAAGATGGCAATATCCATGGAAGCAAGAGGATTTGCATCAGGTCCAAGGTCCTACTACAGGAAGATTGTAATGAGAAAAGCGGATTTTGCCGTACTTGTCACTTTTGCTGCTGCAATAGTTTTAATTGTAATGTTATAA
- a CDS encoding methyl-accepting chemotaxis protein: MYFIRNMKIGTKITLAVTFIMLIAFITIGVISYSSSSKTLHNALETNLKSNASDGAEIVASEVKTLLKDVEGVSYTTEIQSMDWALQKNLLMDSVKRMGCLRMGVTDLNGKANFTDGSTPDLSDMDYFKKALQGTTNITDPTHSKIDNKMVIVIATPIKDMSGKIIGVLVATHENTVFSKIIDKIKIGNEGYAFAINKKGIKVAHVKNELVVNQDNDFENINKDPNLKSLVDLERRMINGEKGFGEYFYGGIDKFMAFAPIPNSEWSIGLTAPRDEFYAGLYDLRTKIVVVTFIFILLGIGSSLLISRFLITNPIRRLVRISDKLAVGDTDVSIKSDSKDEIGILMASFANIVDNTKEQSENAHKIAEGNLDIVINQRSEKDILAGSMKQVVNTLKDLINETSILSKAAVQGDLSVRGNHSKLKGGYSEIVKGINDTLDAVIEPINEASIVLGNMAVNDYSLEMNGKYQGMLKEFSEKINLVKSRLVSVQDIAIRVSKGDISRLDEFIKIGKYSENDKLVPSFIEMMQSIQDLMNEVEHITNAASEGNLDIRGDESKFEGGYKTIIAGVNNTLNAIAAPLNSALKVLSKMAQNDYTNDISGDYKGSFHELVSAINYVQMTLSHVLNEINDAARQVASGSKQVSDSAQALSQGSTEQASSIQELTASLEEISAQTKQNAVSANQANDLALSVKENAIQGNSQMRGMVQSMDGINEASSNISKIIKVIDEIAFQTNILALNAAVEAARAGQHGKGFAVVAEEVRNLAGRSANAAKETTVLIEGTIKKVEDGTKIANDTAAALNSIVEGVTKAAELVGQIAKASNEQATGITQINRGITQVSQVTQINSATSEESAAASEQLSSQADSLKEMVGKFKLKKGNMQENAFEYQNPYAFEMPDDDLNIKKSNGEIMNQNRKKTGGCGVKAKIILSENEFGKY, encoded by the coding sequence ATGTATTTTATTAGAAACATGAAAATCGGTACAAAAATAACACTTGCTGTAACATTTATTATGCTTATCGCTTTTATCACAATTGGGGTTATTTCTTATTCCAGTTCTTCAAAAACCTTGCACAACGCTTTGGAAACCAACCTTAAGAGCAATGCCTCCGATGGAGCCGAAATTGTTGCCTCTGAGGTTAAAACTTTGTTAAAGGATGTTGAAGGTGTTTCATATACTACTGAAATACAATCAATGGACTGGGCATTACAAAAAAATTTACTCATGGATTCAGTAAAAAGAATGGGATGCTTAAGGATGGGAGTAACCGACCTAAACGGTAAGGCTAACTTTACAGATGGAAGTACTCCTGATCTCTCTGATATGGACTATTTTAAAAAAGCTTTACAAGGTACTACAAACATAACAGATCCGACACACAGTAAAATTGATAACAAAATGGTTATTGTAATAGCCACGCCTATAAAAGATATGAGTGGAAAAATTATAGGGGTACTGGTTGCAACTCATGAAAATACAGTATTTAGTAAAATAATTGACAAAATCAAAATAGGTAATGAGGGATACGCCTTTGCTATAAACAAGAAAGGAATAAAAGTAGCACATGTTAAAAATGAGCTTGTTGTAAACCAGGATAATGATTTCGAGAATATAAATAAAGATCCCAATCTTAAATCCCTTGTTGATCTTGAAAGAAGAATGATTAATGGTGAAAAAGGCTTTGGCGAATACTTTTACGGCGGGATAGATAAATTTATGGCCTTTGCACCCATACCAAATTCAGAGTGGTCAATCGGTTTAACGGCTCCAAGGGACGAGTTTTATGCTGGCCTGTATGATCTGAGAACAAAAATTGTTGTTGTTACCTTCATTTTTATACTGCTTGGTATTGGTTCAAGTTTGCTTATTTCAAGGTTTCTTATTACTAACCCTATTCGAAGACTTGTAAGGATATCCGATAAATTAGCTGTTGGTGATACAGATGTAAGCATAAAATCTGACAGTAAGGACGAAATCGGAATTCTTATGGCTTCCTTCGCCAATATAGTGGACAACACAAAAGAGCAATCGGAAAATGCACATAAAATAGCAGAGGGAAATCTTGATATAGTAATAAACCAAAGATCGGAAAAAGATATTCTTGCAGGAAGTATGAAGCAGGTTGTAAACACTTTAAAGGATCTCATAAATGAAACAAGTATACTTTCTAAAGCAGCTGTTCAGGGTGATCTGTCGGTTAGAGGAAACCATAGCAAGCTTAAAGGTGGATATTCTGAGATTGTTAAAGGAATAAATGACACGTTGGATGCTGTTATAGAACCTATAAATGAAGCATCAATAGTCCTTGGTAACATGGCTGTAAATGATTACTCCCTTGAAATGAATGGAAAATATCAGGGAATGCTTAAAGAGTTTTCTGAAAAAATAAACCTTGTGAAAAGCCGCCTTGTGAGCGTACAGGATATTGCAATCAGAGTGTCAAAAGGAGATATAAGCAGGTTGGATGAATTCATCAAAATCGGTAAGTATTCTGAAAATGATAAGCTTGTGCCCTCTTTTATAGAAATGATGCAATCCATACAGGACCTTATGAATGAGGTTGAACATATTACAAATGCTGCTTCAGAAGGTAACCTTGATATTCGTGGTGATGAATCAAAATTTGAAGGTGGATATAAAACCATAATTGCAGGGGTTAACAATACCCTTAACGCTATTGCTGCACCTCTTAATTCTGCTCTTAAGGTGCTCTCTAAAATGGCTCAGAACGACTACACGAATGATATTTCGGGGGACTACAAAGGTTCCTTTCATGAGCTTGTAAGTGCAATAAATTATGTACAGATGACTTTAAGCCATGTTCTAAATGAAATAAATGACGCAGCTAGACAGGTAGCTTCAGGCTCAAAACAAGTATCCGATTCCGCACAGGCATTATCCCAAGGTTCTACAGAGCAGGCAAGCTCTATCCAGGAACTTACTGCTTCTTTAGAAGAGATCTCAGCACAGACAAAACAAAACGCAGTAAGTGCAAACCAGGCAAATGACTTGGCACTTTCGGTAAAAGAAAATGCTATTCAGGGAAATAGCCAAATGAGGGGTATGGTTCAATCTATGGATGGAATAAATGAGGCATCAAGCAATATTTCAAAAATCATAAAAGTTATAGATGAAATTGCATTCCAAACCAATATACTTGCACTAAACGCTGCTGTAGAAGCGGCAAGAGCGGGTCAGCACGGAAAGGGGTTTGCTGTGGTGGCAGAAGAGGTTAGGAATCTGGCGGGAAGATCTGCAAACGCAGCAAAAGAGACAACTGTCCTTATAGAGGGGACAATAAAAAAAGTGGAAGACGGTACCAAAATTGCAAACGATACTGCGGCTGCATTAAATAGTATTGTGGAGGGTGTAACCAAGGCTGCTGAGTTGGTGGGACAAATTGCCAAGGCTTCAAACGAGCAGGCAACAGGTATTACACAGATAAACAGAGGAATAACACAAGTATCCCAGGTTACTCAGATCAATTCAGCTACATCTGAAGAAAGTGCTGCAGCAAGCGAACAATTATCCAGCCAAGCTGATTCACTTAAAGAAATGGTTGGAAAATTCAAGCTTAAGAAGGGGAATATGCAGGAAAACGCATTTGAATATCAAAACCCTTATGCATTTGAGATGCCAGATGATGATTTAAATATAAAGAAATCTAATGGAGAAATAATGAATCAGAATAGAAAAAAAACCGGAGGTTGCGGTGTTAAAGCAAAAATTATATTGAGCGAAAACGAGTTCGGTAAATATTAG
- a CDS encoding ABC transporter ATP-binding protein gives MIRINNLSYQYKNGNKVLKNLNINIKSGEFTALIGQNGAGKTTLLKNLNGLLKPTEGNISICGLDTSKTKTSVLAKKIGFLFQNPDHQIFCSSVYDEIAFGLKNLGKTLGEIEGLVYNAAKKVGMELCLKHDPFSLSKGQRQRVALASVLAMETDILVLDEPTTGQDYSEGLEIMEIVKELNKKGKTIVMVTHDMELVAQYANRVIVLMKGTVLEDGATEEVLSKEESLALSNLKPPQAYLLAKKFQKKGFFKNTYTVEEMFNEIISYIRGEQNACND, from the coding sequence ATGATCAGAATAAATAATTTAAGTTATCAGTATAAAAACGGTAACAAAGTTCTTAAAAATTTGAATATCAATATAAAAAGCGGTGAGTTTACAGCACTAATAGGCCAAAACGGTGCCGGGAAAACAACCCTTTTAAAAAACCTGAATGGCCTTTTAAAGCCTACAGAAGGTAATATATCAATATGCGGGCTGGATACCTCCAAAACTAAAACCAGCGTTTTGGCTAAAAAAATCGGTTTCCTGTTTCAAAATCCTGATCATCAGATTTTCTGTTCCTCAGTTTATGATGAGATAGCTTTCGGCTTGAAAAATCTAGGCAAAACACTTGGCGAAATAGAAGGGCTGGTGTATAATGCTGCAAAAAAAGTAGGCATGGAGCTGTGCCTAAAACACGATCCATTCTCTTTAAGCAAGGGACAGCGTCAAAGGGTTGCACTTGCATCGGTGCTGGCTATGGAAACCGACATACTTGTCCTTGACGAGCCTACTACAGGCCAAGATTACAGTGAAGGGCTGGAAATTATGGAAATTGTAAAGGAGCTAAATAAAAAAGGTAAAACCATTGTTATGGTTACACATGATATGGAGCTGGTGGCTCAATATGCCAACAGAGTTATTGTGCTTATGAAAGGAACTGTTTTGGAGGACGGAGCTACCGAAGAGGTGCTCAGCAAGGAAGAAAGCCTGGCACTTTCAAACCTTAAGCCACCTCAGGCATATCTGCTGGCAAAGAAGTTTCAAAAGAAGGGATTCTTTAAGAATACCTATACCGTGGAAGAAATGTTTAACGAGATTATTTCATATATAAGGGGTGAACAAAATGCCTGCAATGATTGA
- a CDS encoding S-layer homology domain-containing protein, giving the protein MRESKKAIVLLTIIMLILQSSIFVYTEENTAETKITQAFSDVDSSNWAYEAISWMVDQKILAGYNDGTFKPAKTISRAEFAKIMVLTLDLPLKNAAEPTFVDISKDSWEYEYVETAKYYLTGFRTSKGDYFKSNNEAVREDMAVALVKALKLTGEIVDEKVLNAFNDSSSISPALKKYVAIALKNGIMKGNPVENSDQKAFRPLNPLTRAEAAVLLYNIVKEKKITYDDSEPDDENNSKQQEPEMSQIETVTAHKKPVVTGKVDGSRIMLSWTPADSNGFTYYKVVVSKSNPYPRYPQDGYMFVISDRNKTSQSIDVSNGYNGGDFGGKLAAGQKYYFSVTSIYSDEKVAGNAVYLTVPKKETETYKEYSHIKPIVKSSVANGKITLKWQPTYASDFSYYKVVISKSNSAPKYPEDGYMAYITDKDCTSYTIDVSKEYSGGDFGGYLEPGKKYYFSVTNVYGSEKIAGNALYLEVPR; this is encoded by the coding sequence ATGAGGGAAAGTAAAAAAGCCATAGTACTTCTGACAATAATTATGTTAATTCTTCAGTCTTCCATTTTTGTATATACTGAGGAAAATACAGCTGAAACCAAGATAACCCAGGCTTTTTCAGATGTTGACAGCAGTAATTGGGCTTATGAAGCTATTTCATGGATGGTAGACCAAAAAATACTTGCAGGCTACAATGACGGTACTTTTAAACCTGCTAAAACAATTTCGAGGGCTGAATTTGCAAAGATTATGGTGTTAACACTCGATCTTCCATTAAAAAACGCTGCTGAGCCCACATTTGTAGACATATCAAAAGACAGCTGGGAGTACGAATATGTGGAAACTGCAAAATATTACCTTACCGGTTTCAGAACATCAAAAGGAGATTATTTTAAATCAAATAACGAAGCAGTCAGAGAAGATATGGCAGTTGCACTGGTTAAGGCACTTAAGCTAACAGGTGAAATTGTGGATGAAAAGGTTTTAAACGCATTCAATGACAGCAGCAGCATCTCCCCCGCTCTTAAAAAATATGTTGCGATTGCTTTAAAAAACGGAATAATGAAGGGTAATCCAGTAGAAAACAGTGATCAAAAAGCATTCAGACCGCTGAACCCGCTTACTAGAGCTGAAGCTGCAGTTCTTTTATATAATATAGTCAAAGAAAAGAAAATTACATATGATGACTCAGAACCCGATGATGAAAATAATAGCAAGCAGCAAGAACCTGAGATGAGCCAAATAGAAACTGTAACGGCACACAAGAAGCCAGTTGTAACAGGCAAGGTTGACGGAAGCAGGATAATGTTAAGCTGGACACCGGCTGATAGTAATGGATTTACCTATTATAAAGTTGTTGTTTCAAAAAGCAATCCATATCCTAGATACCCTCAGGACGGTTATATGTTTGTGATAAGTGACAGGAATAAAACTTCACAGTCAATAGATGTGTCAAACGGATACAACGGCGGTGATTTTGGCGGAAAGCTTGCGGCAGGGCAAAAATACTACTTTAGTGTAACCAGTATATATTCGGATGAAAAAGTGGCCGGAAATGCTGTATACCTTACTGTTCCCAAAAAGGAAACTGAAACCTATAAAGAGTATTCACACATTAAACCCATTGTGAAATCAAGTGTCGCTAATGGCAAGATTACTTTAAAGTGGCAGCCTACTTATGCCTCTGATTTTTCCTACTATAAGGTTGTAATTTCAAAAAGCAATTCTGCCCCTAAATATCCCGAAGACGGCTATATGGCTTATATTACAGATAAGGACTGTACATCTTATACAATAGACGTTTCGAAAGAATACAGCGGAGGTGACTTTGGAGGTTATCTTGAACCGGGTAAAAAGTATTATTTTAGCGTAACCAATGTATACGGAAGTGAAAAAATTGCCGGCAACGCACTGTATTTGGAGGTGCCAAGATAA